The following proteins are co-located in the Onychomys torridus chromosome 6, mOncTor1.1, whole genome shotgun sequence genome:
- the Tchhl1 gene encoding trichohyalin-like protein 1, producing MLRLLRGVFCVMETFHKYASKDGDHKAKLTRRELRQLLEGEIRNFLQPHVFHAVERKLNLLDTDRDGAISFEEFLLAIFSLLDLFYFDMSSLNPELRLMSKSEKMDDVDLWATTRRSQQVVGVGPSQERLVFASSAQSSLEEGQAGEHSKMNPQEDIKIHNLPRKVSEPRDPESQHPEEDGQEVAQDVPATEYDGVQFKRNMPEVSKQSSNPTQVIPKESGKAVRSQHDTKLSDHMAQRPSEDEEHATEKSIKKHSTTQDPFPQKEDRAMSEHTDLPIGVAAGKPSQTQKVIELIDDTRIPEPQEPEKDADRTPSETTNSKDPKAERTSETYELPAQERKHGTRNQSAQSGSRNDSETSSRGKWEEGRKDHKRKTGPPAPEAQTQGEKCQEFSGLWRGNSAEKCSGTQGLSSEEGNQNLPEIKEEPTSGKEARHSEGDTADTFLINENSPAAEETLGSRESSQELAPLEKQSQGKNQRATRTPDKPVRKQDHSEGEDPELAVTHSGERSCETPNSLTPEADNSSSDSGELQMPGDLQSQVDTHGDAKQGSDNNYPDPQKQGAPGESSRVQEAVVVSIQGDRQLPEEQEQPARGKQDGPGAAVEPSEGGEVQ from the exons ATGCTGAGACTCCTGAGAGGTGTCTTCTGTGTCATGGAGACATTCCATAAGTATGCCAGTAAGGATGGTGACCACAAGGCAAAGCTGACCCGAAGAGAGCTGAGACAGCTCCTTGAGGGAGAAATCAGGAACTTCCTTCAG CCACATGTCTTTCATGCCGTGGAGAGAAAGCTGAACCTTCTGGATACTGACAGAGATGGTGCCATCAGTTTTGAGGAATTTCTTCTTGCAATCTTCAGCTTATTGGACCTCTTTTATTTTGATATGTCATCACTAAATCCAGAACTAAGACTGATGTCGAAGTCAGAGAAGATGGATGATGTGGACCTTTGGGCAACCACTAGAAGGAGTCAGCAGGTAGTAGGGGTGGGACCAAGTCAAGAAAGGCTGGTGTTTGCATCATCAGCTCAGTCCAGCCTTGAAGAAGGTCAGGCAGGTGAACACAGTAAGATGAACCCACAGGAAGACATTAAGATTCACAACCTGCCACGAAAGGTGTCTGAGCCCAGAGACCCTGAGAGCCAACACCCAGAAGAAGATGGTCAGGAAGTCGCACAAGATGTACCAGCAACAGAATATGATGGAGTCCAATTTAAGAGAAATATGCCAGAAGTATCCAAACAGAGCAGCAATCCAACACAGGTGATCCCCAAAGAAAGTGGTAAGGCAGTCAGGAGTCAACATGACACCAAATTAAGTGACCATATGGCACAAAGGCCATCTGAAGATGAGGAACATGCTACAGAAAAGAGTATTAAGAAGCATTCCACAACACAGGATCCATTCCCACAAAAAGAAGACAGAGCCATGTCGGAGCACACTGATTTGCCAATAGGAGTTGCTGCTGGGAAACCATCTCAGACACAGAAAGTTATTGAGCTTATAGATGATACTAGAATACCTGAACCTCAAGAACCAGAAAAAGATGCTGACAGAACACCATCTGAAACCACAAACTCAAAGGACCCCAAGGCAGAAAGAACATCTGAGACATACGAATTGCCAgcccaagaaagaaaacatggaacaCGGAACCAGTCTGCCCAAAGTGGGAGCAGAAATGATTCGGAAACATCTAGTAGAGGCaaatgggaggaggggaggaaagaccACAAAAGAAAAACTGGACCCCCAGCACCAGAAGCCCAAACACAGGGTGAGAAGTGTCAAGAGTTCTCAGGATTGTGGAGGGGAAACAGTGCAGAAAAGTGTTCTGGTACGCAAGGGCTAAGCTcagaagaaggaaatcagaatCTCCCTGAAATTAAGGAAGAACCCACCTCAGGAAAAGAGGCAAGACACAGTGAGGGAGACACAGCAGACACATTTTTGATCAACGAAAACAGCCCCGCAGCTGAAGAGACACTGGGATCAAGAGAAAGTTCACAGGAGCTGGCCCCACTTGAGAAGCAATCTCAAGGGAAAAATCAGAGAGCCACCAGGACTCCTGACAagccagtcaggaagcaggaccACAGTGAGGGGGAAGATCCCGAGTTAGCAGTTACACACAGTGGTGAGCGCTCTTGTGAAACTCCCAACAGCCTGACTCCAGAGGCAGACAACAGCAGCTCAGATTCAGGGGAACTACAGATGCCAGGGGATTTGCAGAGTCAGGTAGACACCCATGGAGATGCTAAGCAAGGAAGTGACAATAACTACCCAGATCCCCAGAAGCAGGGAGCTCCAGGTGAGAGCAGCAGAGTGCAGGAGGCTGTTGTGGTGTCCATCCAAGGAGACAGACAGCTCCCAGAGGAACAGGAACAGCCTGCCAGAGGGAAGCAGGATGGGCCAGGGGCAGCTGTGGAGCCCAGTGAAGGAGGGGAGGTACAGTAG